A single Hemitrygon akajei chromosome 29, sHemAka1.3, whole genome shotgun sequence DNA region contains:
- the LOC140718523 gene encoding tumor necrosis factor receptor superfamily member 5-like isoform X4, with product MTGTTCNPCTSGEYMEHPNGLEKCFKCKICDAELGLQVKQNCTYTHNTICKPREGYYCIDSCQMARKHTACSPGEGVKKKGTPFKDTVCEKCPDGTFSSEASTTEECKKWTVCEMAKLKQVEPGSAEADVKCEKVSAFNWKVVVSVVVVILLVILGGIVAYVLRKNHKCETGNRNNGDTRYHNGDEKVTERLRDQERAE from the exons ATGACGGGCACAACATGTAATCCCTGTACAAGTGGAGAGTATATGGAGCATCCAAATGGACTAGAGAAATGTTTTAAGTGTAAAATATGCGATGCAG AGTTGGGACTTCAAGTTAAACAGAATTGTACTTACACTCACAATACGATATGTAAGCCCAGGGAGGGGTATTATTGCATTGACAGCTGTCAGATGGCCAGAAAGCACACAGCATGCTCACCTGGTGAAGGAGTTAAAAAGAAAG GAACACCTTTCAAAGATACAGTGTGTGAGAAATGTCCTGACGGAACATTTTCAAGTGAAGCTTCAACAACTGAAGAGTGTAAGAAATGGACAGT ATGTGAAATGGCCAAATTGAAACAGGTTGAACCAGGGAGCGCTGAAGCTGACGTGAAATGTGAAAAAGTGTCCGCGTTCAACTGGAAAGTTGTTGTTTCCGTTGTGGTCGTTATTTTGCTTGTAATTCTTGGTGGTATCGTGGCATATGTTTTGCGGAAGAATCACAAATGTGAAACAG GTAACCGGAACAATGGAGACACCAGG TATcacaatggagatgagaaggtcACGGAACGTCTCAGAGACCAGGAAAGGGCAGAGTAA